In a single window of the Gossypium hirsutum isolate 1008001.06 chromosome D02, Gossypium_hirsutum_v2.1, whole genome shotgun sequence genome:
- the LOC107910679 gene encoding prostaglandin E synthase 2 isoform X1 encodes MRRASFTSSILSRTLSTVHDGGTVNLHPRLLRVALFSSSRTDNSNSRRHWFSPLLNSFSKSSGQAVSLGLVGVVASVATAASVYAKEPPPAEIIPKDVVLYQYEACPFCNKVKAFLDYYDIPYKVVEVNPISKKEIKWSDYKKVPILMVDGQQLVDSSAIIDQLSEKILPGKAIISVADEDEETKWRRWVDNHLVHVLSPNIYRNTSEALESFDYITSNGNFSFTEKITVKYAGAAAMYFVSKNLKKKYNITDERAALYEATETWVDALNGRNFLGGSKPNLADLAVFGVLRPIRYLRSGRDMVEHTRIGEWYSRMEKVVGESSRIKA; translated from the exons ATGAGAAGGGCCTCCTTCACCTCCTCCATCCTTTCTAGGACCCTCTCCACCGTTCACGACGGAGGAACAGTCAACCTTCACCCTCGTCTCCTCCGGGTGGCGCTCTTTAGCAGCAGCAGAACCGACAATTCCAATTCTCGCCGCCATTGGTTCTCTCCGCTTCTCAATTCCTTTTCGAAAAGCTCTGGTCAAGCCGTCTCTCTCGGCCTTGTCGGCGTTGTCGCCTCTGTGGCCACTGCTGCTTCGGTCTACGCCAAGGAGCCGCCACCAGCTGAAATCATCCCAAAGGACGTTGTTCTTTATCAGTATGAGGCCTGCCCATTTTGTAATAAAGTTAAAG CATTCTTGGACTACTATGATATACCATACAAGGTGGTGGAAGTCAATCCCATTAGTAAGAAAGAGATCAAGTGGTCTGATTACAAGAAGGTGCCTATTCTGATGGTTGATGGTCAACAGCTGGTGGACTCATCAG CTATTATTGACCAATTGAGTGAAAAGATCCTTCCTGGAAAAGCAATTATTTCAGTTgctgatgaagatgaagaaacaaAGTGGCGTAG GTGGGTTGACAACCACTTGGTGCATGTCTTATCTCCAAACATATACCGCAACACGTCTGAGGCTCTTGAATCTTTCGACTACATCACTAGCAATG GTAACTTCAGTTTCACTGAGAAGATAACAGTGAAATATGCTGGAGCTGCAGCTATGTATTTTGTGTCCAAgaatctaaagaagaaatataACATCACTGATGAGCGTGCTGCCTTGTATGAAGCAACAGAAACATGGGTGGATGCTCTAAATGGGCGAAATTTTCTTG GGGGATCCAAGCCTAATCTAGCTGACCTTGCTGTCTTTGGGGTGCTAAGACCGATACGTTACCTGAGATCTGGTAGAGATATGGTGGAACACACTCGAATTGGAGAGTGGTACTCTAGAATGGAGAAAGTAGTTGGGGAGTCATCAAGGATCAAGGCTTAA
- the LOC107910679 gene encoding prostaglandin E synthase 2 isoform X2 has translation MRRASFTSSILSRTLSTVHDGGTVNLHPRLLRVALFSSSRTDNSNSRRHWFSPLLNSFSKSSGQAVSLGLVGVVASVATAASVYAKEPPPAEIIPKDVVLYQYEACPFCNKVKAFLDYYDIPYKVVEVNPISKKEIKWSDYKKVPILMVDGQQLVDSSAIIDQLSEKILPGKAIISVADEDEETKWRRWVDNHLVHVLSPNIYRNTSEALESFDYITSNGNFSFTEKITVKYAGAAAMYFVSKNLKKKYNITDERAALYEATETWVDALNGRNFLGMISKWI, from the exons ATGAGAAGGGCCTCCTTCACCTCCTCCATCCTTTCTAGGACCCTCTCCACCGTTCACGACGGAGGAACAGTCAACCTTCACCCTCGTCTCCTCCGGGTGGCGCTCTTTAGCAGCAGCAGAACCGACAATTCCAATTCTCGCCGCCATTGGTTCTCTCCGCTTCTCAATTCCTTTTCGAAAAGCTCTGGTCAAGCCGTCTCTCTCGGCCTTGTCGGCGTTGTCGCCTCTGTGGCCACTGCTGCTTCGGTCTACGCCAAGGAGCCGCCACCAGCTGAAATCATCCCAAAGGACGTTGTTCTTTATCAGTATGAGGCCTGCCCATTTTGTAATAAAGTTAAAG CATTCTTGGACTACTATGATATACCATACAAGGTGGTGGAAGTCAATCCCATTAGTAAGAAAGAGATCAAGTGGTCTGATTACAAGAAGGTGCCTATTCTGATGGTTGATGGTCAACAGCTGGTGGACTCATCAG CTATTATTGACCAATTGAGTGAAAAGATCCTTCCTGGAAAAGCAATTATTTCAGTTgctgatgaagatgaagaaacaaAGTGGCGTAG GTGGGTTGACAACCACTTGGTGCATGTCTTATCTCCAAACATATACCGCAACACGTCTGAGGCTCTTGAATCTTTCGACTACATCACTAGCAATG GTAACTTCAGTTTCACTGAGAAGATAACAGTGAAATATGCTGGAGCTGCAGCTATGTATTTTGTGTCCAAgaatctaaagaagaaatataACATCACTGATGAGCGTGCTGCCTTGTATGAAGCAACAGAAACATGGGTGGATGCTCTAAATGGGCGAAATTTTCTTGGTATGATTTCTAAGTGGATATAG